Proteins co-encoded in one Leptodactylus fuscus isolate aLepFus1 chromosome 4, aLepFus1.hap2, whole genome shotgun sequence genomic window:
- the KIAA1143 gene encoding uncharacterized protein KIAA1143 homolog yields the protein MSKRNQVSYVKPTEPSFLKKFKKDVGYKEGPTVDTKRQNVPVMADDSDGSDKEDELPQVVVLKKGDLSEEEVMNIKQQIKSSKDEEPAPLDGKILFKKPAKRSTGDKFTGINASSSKKNKHEESKESTSVKSSQKQVRNTSLLSFDEEDED from the exons ATGAGTAAAAGAAACCAAGTATCCTATGTGAAGCCAACAGAGCCGTCTTTCCTGAAAAAGTTTAAGAAGGATGTTGGCTACAAAGAAGGTCCAACCGTGGACACCAAG CGACAGAATGTTCCAGTAATGGCAGATGACAGTGACGGTAGTGATAAGGAGGATGAACTGCCCCAGGTTGTGGTACTTAAGAAGGGCGATCTGTCCGAAGAGGAGGTTATGAACATTAAACAGCAAATCAAAAGCTCAAAAG ATGAGGAACCAGCCCCTCTGGACGGAAAAATTTTGTTTAAAAAGCCAGCAAAACGTTCCACTGGTGACAAGTTCACAGGTATAAATGCATCCTCCAGCAAGAAAAACAAGCATGAAGAAAGCAAAGAGTCAACGTCTGTTAAATCTAGCCAAAAACAAGTGCGGAATACCAGTTTACTGTCTTTTGATGAGGAGGATGAAGATTAG